The proteins below are encoded in one region of Phaseolus vulgaris cultivar G19833 chromosome 1, P. vulgaris v2.0, whole genome shotgun sequence:
- the LOC137814831 gene encoding putative pectinesterase/pectinesterase inhibitor 28, with product MSGKIIISAVSLILVVGVAIGVVVTVNKRGEETGIQTNQKSVEIICQNTDDQKLCHDTLSSVKGLDTADPKAYIATAVKATMDSVIKAFNMSDRLTTEHGDNASGTKMALDDCKDLLQSAIQSLQLSTDMVQNNNVQAVHDQTADFKNWLSAVISYQQACMEGFDDGNEGEKKIKEQLHTGSLDQVQKLTAITLDIVSSLSHILEKFGLKLNLKPASRRLLSKDGYPSWFSASDRKLLAQLERKGWRSSITPNVVVAQDGSGQFKTIAEGLASYPSNFQGRYNIYVKAGVYDEYITVPKSAVNVLLYGDGPEKTIVTGHKNFRDGVKTMQTATFANTAQGFIAKAMTFENTAGPDGHQAVAFRNQGDMSAVIGCHILGYQDTLYVQTNRQFYRNCVISGTIDFIFGTSPTVIQHSVIIARKPLDNQFNTVTADGTSAKNMDTGIVLQDCEIIPEAELFPVRFQFKSYLGRPWKQYSRTVVMESNIGDFLHPEGWCPWIGENFEDTLYYAEYNNAGPGAAVNGRIKWKGYRGLISREEAAQFTAGQFLQAGLGSGTDWLKALRVPHVLDFAKA from the coding sequence ATGTCTGGAAAAATAATTATCTCTGCTGTTTCTCTCATCCTCGTGGTAGGAGTTGCAATCGGTGTTGTGGTTACCGTTAACAAGAGAGGTGAGGAAACCGGCATCCAAACCAACCAAAAATCCGTTGAGATTATCTGTCAAAACACCGATGACCAAAAACTCTGCCATGACACTCTTAGCTCCGTCAAGGGTCTTGACACCGCTGACCCCAAGGCATACATCGCCACGGCGGTGAAAGCCACCATGGACAGCGTGATCAAAGCATTTAACATGAGTGACCGGCTCACAACCGAGCACGGAGACAATGCCAGCGGCACTAAGATGGCCCTTGATGATTGCAAGGACCTGTTGCAATCCGCCATCCAGAGTCTTCAGCTCAGCACTGacatggtgcaaaataacaacGTCCAAGCCGTGCATGACCAAACTGCTGATTTCAAGAATTGGCTTAGTGCGGTTATCTCGTACCAGCAGGCGTGCATGGAGGGTTTCGACGATGGCAACGAAGGTGAGAAGAAGATCAAAGAGCAGTTGCATACAGGGAGCTTAGACCAGGTGCAGAAACTCACCGCCATCACTCTTGATATCGTGAGTAGTTTGTCACACATCCTCGAGAAGTTCGGGTTGAAGTTAAACCTTAAACCGGCCTCCCGTCGTCTTCTTAGCAAGGATGGGTACCCTTCTTGGTTCTCTGCCTCAGACCGCAAGCTCTTGGCTCAGCTTGAACGTAAAGGATGGAGATCAAGCATCACACCCAATGTGGTTGTTGCCCAGGACGGTTCTGGCCAGTTCAAAACCATTGCCGAAGGACTTGCTTCTTACCCTAGCAACTTCCAGGGTAGATATAACATCTATGTTAAGGCTGGTGTCTATGATGAATACATCACTGTTCCCAAGAGCGCCGTCAATGTTCTCCTCTACGGTGATGGCCCTGAAAAGACCATTGTCACAGGTCACAAGAACTTCCGTGATGGTGTCAAGACAATGCAAACTGCCACTTTTGCCAACACTGCTCAAGGCTTCATTGCTAAGGCCATGACCTTTGAGAACACTGCCGGACCTGATGGACACCAAGCCGTGGCTTTCAGGAACCAGGGAGATATGTCAGCAGTGATTGGTTGCCACATTTTGGGTTACCAAGATACCTTGTACGTCCAAACCAACAGGCAATTCTACCGCAACTGCGTTATCTCCGGAACCattgacttcatcttcggcacCTCACCCACCGTGATCCAGCATTCCGTCATCATCGCCAGGAAGCCCCTTGACAACCAGTTCAACACCGTTACAGCCGACGGCACATCCGCAAAGAACATGGACACAGGAATCGTTCTCCAGGACTGCGAGATTATACCCGAAGCCGAGCTCTTCCCAGTGAGGTTCCAATTCAAGTCGTACTTGGGCAGGCCATGGAAGCAATACTCAAGGACGGTGGTGATGGAATCTAACATCGGTGACTTCCTTCACCCCGAAGGATGGTGCCCTTGGATAGGCGAAAACTTCGAAGACACTTTGTACTATGCTGAGTACAACAACGCTGGACCTGGTGCCGCCGTGAATGGAAGGATCAAGTGGAAGGGTTACCGTGGTCTTATTTCCCGCGAAGAAGCTGCTCAGTTCACCGCTGGCCAGTTCCTCCAGGCTGGACTTGGCTCTGGAACCGACTGGTTGAAGGCTCTTCGTGTTCCTCATGTCCTTGACTTCGCCAAAGCTTAA
- the LOC137814832 gene encoding probable pectinesterase/pectinesterase inhibitor 13 — MSGKVIISAVSLILVVGVALGVVIAVNRKGEENGIQTHQKSVEIICQNTDDQKLCHDTLSSVKGLDTADPKAYIATAVKATMDSVIKALNMSDKLTTEHGSNANGTKMALDDCKDLLQSAIQSLQLSTDMVQNNNVQAVHDQTADFKNWLSAVISYQQACMEGFDDGNEGEKKIKEQLHTGSLDQVQKLTGITLDIVSSLSHILEKFGLKLNLKPASRRLLSKDGYPSWFSASDRKLLAQLERKGWRSNITPNVVVAQDGSGQFKTIAEGLASYPSNFQGRYNIYVKAGVYDEYITVPKSAVNVLLYGDGPEKTIVTGHKNFRDGVKTMQTATFANTAQGFIAKAMTFENTAGPDGHQAVAFRNQGDMSAVIGCHILGYQDTLYVQTNRQFYRNCVISGTIDFIFGTSPTVIQHSVIIARKPLDNQFNTVTADGTSAKNMDTGIVLQDCEIIPEAELFPVRFQFKSYLGRPWKQYSRTVVMESNIGDFLHPEGWCPWIGENFEDTLYYAEYNNAGPGAAVNGRIKWKGYRGLISREEAAQFTAGQFLQAGPGSGTDWLKALRVPHVLDFAKA, encoded by the coding sequence ATGTCTGGAAAAGTAATTATCTCTGCTGTTTCTCTCATCCTCGTGGTAGGTGTTGCACTCGGTGTTGTCATTGCCGTTAATAGAAAAGGTGAGGAAAACGGCATCCAAACTCATCAAAAATCCGTTGAGATTATATGTCAAAACACCGATGACCAAAAACTCTGCCATGACACTCTTAGCTCCGTCAAGGGTCTTGACACCGCTGACCCCAAGGCTTACATCGCCACGGCGGTGAAAGCCACCATGGACAGCGTGATCAAAGCGCTCAACATGAGTGACAAGCTCACAACCGAGCACGGAAGCAATGCCAACGGCACTAAGATGGCCCTTGATGATTGCAAGGACTTGTTGCAATCCGCCATCCAGAGTCTTCAACTCAGCACTGacatggtgcaaaataacaacGTCCAAGCCGTGCATGACCAAACCGCTGATTTCAAGAACTGGCTTAGCGCAGTTATCTCATACCAGCAGGCGTGCATGGAGGGTTTCGATGATGGCAACGAGGGTGAGAAGAAGATCAAGGAGCAGTTGCATACAGGGAGCTTAGACCAGGTGCAGAAACTCACCGGCATCACTCTTGATATCGTGAGTAGTTTGTCACACATCCTCGAGAAGTTTGGTTTGAAGTTAAACCTTAAACCGGCCTCCCGCCGTCTTCTTAGCAAGGATGGGTATCCCTCTTGGTTCTCTGCCTCGGACCGCAAGCTCTTGGCTCAGCTTGAACGTAAAGGATGGAGATCAAACATTACACCCAATGTGGTTGTTGCCCAGGACGGTTCTGGTCAGTTCAAAACCATTGCCGAAGGACTTGCTTCTTACCCTAGCAACTTCCAGGGTAGATATAACATCTATGTTAAGGCTGGTGTCTATGATGAATACATCACTGTTCCCAAGAGCGCCGTCAATGTTCTCCTCTACGGTGATGGCCCTGAAAAGACCATTGTCACAGGTCACAAGAACTTCCGTGATGGTGTCAAGACAATGCAAACTGCCACTTTTGCCAACACTGCTCAAGGCTTCATTGCTAAGGCCATGACCTTTGAGAACACTGCCGGACCTGATGGACACCAAGCCGTGGCTTTCAGGAACCAGGGAGATATGTCAGCAGTGATTGGTTGCCACATTTTGGGTTACCAAGATACCTTGTACGTCCAAACCAACAGGCAATTCTACCGCAACTGCGTTATCTCCGGAACCattgacttcatcttcggcacCTCACCCACTGTCATCCAGCACTCCGTCATCATCGCCAGGAAGCCCCTTGACAACCAGTTCAACACTGTTACAGCCGATGGTACATCCGCAAAGAACATGGACACAGGAATCGTTCTCCAGGACTGCGAGATTATACCCGAAGCCGAGCTCTTCCCAGTGAGGTTCCAATTCAAGTCATACTTGGGCAGGCCATGGAAGCAATACTCAAGGACGGTGGTGATGGAATCTAACATCGGTGACTTCCTTCACCCCGAAGGATGGTGCCCTTGGATAGGCGAAAACTTCGAAGACACTTTGTACTATGCTGAGTACAACAACGCTGGACCTGGTGCCGCCGTGAATGGAAGGATCAAGTGGAAGGGTTACCGTGGTCTTATTTCTCGCGAAGAAGCTGCCCAGTTCACCGCTGGTCAGTTCCTCCAGGCTGGACCTGGCTCTGGAACCGACTGGTTGAAGGCTCTTCGTGTTCCTCATGTCCTTGACTTCGCCAAAGCTTAA
- the LOC137814834 gene encoding peptide chain release factor 1, mitochondrial, whose product MRFRGSFIFRRFLSQFRKQFDSKSEFPVPNFRSRAPFFLRSYSSEVQAPLSPQLLNIMEQRLSAVEHRTAYLNKLLNQPEASPSEYARTNKELRKLSGSVDLINELRTIQKEIDGLKSLIEECSEDKDMLNMATEEMAQAIEEERRLQNLLLKSLLPKDDANERDCILEVRAGTGGEEASLFAMDIFRMYEKYALKKGWKFEVVDIAQSDLKGYKEASAAIAGVGVYGKLKFESGIHRVQRVPVTEKLGRIHTSAVSVAILPQADEVDVQLKNEDLRIDTYRSGGSGGQHANTTNSAVRVTHIPTGIMITIQDERSQHMNKAKALKVLCAKLYEMERLRLHRSRSKLRSEQIGSGDRSERIRTYNFPQGRVTDHRVGITYHSVDDVMQGENLDVFIDALLLQEEMDAIATFSSS is encoded by the exons ATGAGATTTCGTGGGAGCTTTATATTTCGCCGTTTTCTTTCTCAGTTTCGAAAGCAATTCGATTCAAAGTCCGAATTCCCAGTTCCCAATTTCCGGAGTCGAGCTCCGTTCTTCCTTCGTTCTTATTCTTCCG AAGTGCAAGCTCCACTGTCCCCTCAGCTCTTGAACATAATGGAACAAAGACTCTCCGCAGTTGAGCACAGGACTGCATATCTAAACAAACTTCTAAATCAG CCAGAAGCATCGCCATCAGAATACGCGAGAACTAACAAGGAGCTTCGGAAGCTAAGTGGTTCTGTGGACCTTATTAATGAATTGAGGACCATACAGAAG GAAATTGATGGCTTGAAGTCACTAATCGAGGAATGTTCTGAGGATAAAGACATGCTTAATATGGCTACAGAGGAAATGGCTCAGGCcatagaagaagaaagaagactgCAAAATTTGCTGCTGAAGTCATTACTTCCTAAGGACGATGCTAATGAAAGGGATTGCATTTTGGAGGTACGAGCAG GTACTGGTGGGGAGGAGGCTTCCCTGTTTGCAATGGATATCTTTAGAAT GTATGAGAAGTACGCTCTCAAGAAAGGCTGGAAATTTGAAGTAGTAGATATAGCTCAATCTGATCTGAAAGGGTACAAG GAGGCTAGTGCAGCAATTGCAGGAGTTGGTGTTTATGGGAAACTAAAATTTGAGAGTGGAATCCATCGTGTCCAG CGAGTTCCTGTGACAGAAAAGTTGGGAAGAATTCATACCAGTGCTGTTTCTGTTGCAATTCTTCCTCAGGCTGATGAG GTGGACGTTCAATTGAAGAATGAAGACTTAAGAATCGACACCTATAGATCTGGTGGTTCAGGTGGTCAGCATGCAAATACAACCAACAGTGCTGTTAGAGTAACCCACATTCCAACAGGGATTATGATTACTATACAAGATGAGCGGTCTCAACATATG AACAAGGCCAAAGCTCTCAAGGTACTCTGTGCAAAACTATATGAAATGGAAAGGCTAAGACTTCATAGAAGTCGATCAAAGCTTCGATCAGAGCAG ATTGGTAGTGGGGATAGATCTGAACGCATCAGAACGTACAATTTCCCTCAGGGCCGGGTAACTGATCATAGAGTTGGTATCACTTATCACTCGGTAGATGATGTGATGCAAGGTGAAAATCTTGATGTCTTCATTGATGCCCTTCTACTACAGGAAGAAATGGATGCAATAGCAACTTTTAGTTCGTCTTAG
- the LOC137814833 gene encoding pentatricopeptide repeat-containing protein At2g13600-like, whose translation MMLRVQKCVVSNCQVYFLRTIKQHEFIVNKRRNAEMFQLLSRTPCFCAHNMCTVTSAKLNYMIDAHIQDNNINQARKLFDDNPSSRNLVSWNMMMTGHVKHYQIEHAHNLFDQMPLKDTVSWNIMLSGFSRITDSEGLYRHFLQMGRSGVAPDDYTISTLLRTVISTKLDVLVPQVHALALHLALNLSVFVGSSLIRAYANLREEEAFKRVFDDILVKDVTSWNALVSGYMEVGRMDDAQTNFDAMPQRNIISWTTLVNGYIRNKKINKARSVFDKMSERNVVSWTVMISGYVQNKRFMDALKLFLLMFKSGTRPNHFTFSSVLDACAGCSSLVVGMQVHLCVIKSGIPDDVISLTSLVDMYAKCGDTDAAFLVFESILKKNLVSWNSIIGGFARNGLGNRALKEFDRMKTVGVKPDEVTFVNVLSACVHAGLVQEGEKHFTSMLSKYGIQAEMEHFTCMVDLYGRAGQFDEAVKLIENMPFEPDVVLWGALLAACGMHSNLELGEYAAERIRKLESNHPVSYSILSKIQGEKGIWSSVNELRDLMKVKQIRKQKAISWVL comes from the coding sequence ATGATGTTGCGGGTGCAGAAATGTGTAGTATCCAATTGTCAAGTGTATTTTCTTAGAACAATAAAGCAACACGAATTCATTGTGAATAAAAGAAGAAATGCAGAAATGTTTCAATTGTTGTCGCGGACACCATGTTTCTGCGCACACAACATGTGTACGGTCACATCCGCAAAGCTGAATTACATGATCGACGCTCACATACAAGACAACAACATAAACCAGGCTCGTAAACTGTTTGACGATAATCCCTCATCCCGCAACCTTGTTTCCTGGAACATGATGATGACTGGGCACGTCAAACACTATCAAATTGAACATGCCCACAACCTGTTTGACCAAATGCCCCTTAAAGACACTGTTTCCTGGAATATCATGCTCTCTGGTTTTAGTAGAATCACGGACTCTGAGGGGTTGTACCGCCATTTCTTGCAAATGGGAAGATCTGGTGTTGCCCCGGATGACTATACCATCTCCACACTGCTCAGAACAGTTATAAGTACTAAGTTGGATGTTTTGGTTCCCCAGGTTCATGCTCTAGCGCTTCATTTGGCACTTAACTTGAGTGTGTTTGTTGGTTCTTCATTGATCAGAGCTTATGCGAATTTAAGAGAGGAAGAGGCTTTTAAGCGTGTGTTTGATGATATATTGGTGAAAGATGTCACATCTTGGAATGCTTTGGTTTCTGGTTATATGGAAGTGGGAAGAATGGATGATGCACAAACAAACTTTGATGCGATGCCCCAGAGGAACATAATTTCCTGGACTACTTTGGTGAATGGTTATATCAGAaacaagaagataaacaaagcaAGGTCTGTTTTTGACAAAATGAGTGAGAGGAATGTGGTGTCTTGGACGGTAATGATCAGTGGGTATGTGCAAAATAAGAGATTTATGGATGCATTGAAGCTTTTTCTTCTGATGTTTAAGTCAGGAACTCGTCCCAATCATTTCACGTTTTCAAGTGTGTTGGACGCATGTGCTGGTTGTTCCTCTCTTGTGGTGGGAATGCAGGTGCACCTGTGTGTTATCAAGTCTGGCATACCAGATGATGTCATCTCATTGACCTCGCTTGTGGATATGTATGCTAAATGTGGGGATACGGATGCAGCATTTCTTGTTTTCGAGTCCATTCTGAAAAAGAATTTGGTGTCATGGAATTCCATAATTGGCGGCTTTGCGAGGAACGGGCTTGGTAACCGAGCACTAAAGGAGTTTGATCGGATGAAAACAGTTGGTGTTAAACCAGATGAAGTTACTTTTGTAAATGTGTTGTCAGCGTGCGTGCATGCAGGtcttgttcaagaaggtgaaaagCACTTCACTTCTATGCTGTCAAAGTATGGAATCCAAGCAGAGATGGAACACTTTACTTGCATGGTGGACCTCTACGGAAGAGCAGGGCAATTTGATGAAGCAGTAAAATTGATCGAGAATATGCCATTTGAGCCTGACGTGGTGTTGTGGGGTGCGCTGCTGGCAGCTTGTGGCATGCATTCAAATTTAGAACTCGGGGAGTATGCTGCAGAGAGGATCCGCAAACTGGAAAGCAACCATCCTGTTTCTTACTCAATACTTTCAAAGATCCAAGGTGAGAAAGGAATATGGAGCAGTGTTAATGAACTGAGGGACTTGATGAAAGTGAAACAAATCAGAAAGCAGAAGGCAATTAGTTGGGTTCTGTAA
- the LOC137814837 gene encoding two-pore potassium channel 5 — protein sequence MSQKGTIMNETPKNHFSETVPSKSIHAHQSPLISMFSFLLLFSAMEDDPFLTTTSQRADFLLQSSKSFDDVTAPRAARNAEIQEHLSQPSPFHPKKKKLSRCKTAPAMVTMRDLKPKSPQLPKPQSSSIIRQAMCLLAMYLCVGVAIYSFNRDHFSGIETHPVVDALYFCIVTMCTIGYGDIAPLTPLTKVFACVFVLVGFGFIDILLSGLVNFVLDVQENMILTGLQMGATGREGFSARNYIVDVVKGRMRIRLKVGLALGVVVLCIGIGSLVLYFVEGLDWVDSIYLSVMSVTTVGYGDRAFKTLPGRLFAAIWLLFSTLMVARAFLYLAEARINRRHRRMANKVLQREITVEDLLAADINHTGFISKSEYVIFKLKEMGKIHEKDVLQICDQFRKLDPSNCGKITLPHLLEDTF from the exons ATGAGTCAGAAAGGAACAATAATGAACGAAACACCAAAAAACCATTTCTCAGAGACCGTACCATCTAAATCTATCCACGCACACCAATCTCCTCTCATCTCTAtgttctcttttcttcttttgttttctgCAATGGAAGACGACCCTTTTCTCACAACCACTTCCCAACGCGCCGATttcctcttgcaatcttccaaGTCCTTCGACGACGTCACCGCCCCACGCGCCGCCCGTAACGCCGAGATTCAAGAGCACCTGTCCCAACCCTCTCCCTTTCACCCCAAGAAGAAAAAACTCAGTCGTTGCAAGACAGCACCCGCCATGGTTACCATGCGAGACCTCAAACCCAAGTCGCCCCAACTCCCCAAGCCTCAGTCCAGTTCCATAATCCGACAAGCCATGTGCTTACTCGCCATGTACCTCTGCGTCGGAGTCGCCATTTACTCTTTCAACAGGGACCATTTCTCCGGCATCGAGACCCACCCTGTGGTCGATGCTCTTTACTTCTGTATAGTTACCATGTGTACCATAGGATACGGAGACATCGCTCCCTTGACCCCACTTACAAAGGTCTTCGCTTGCGTGTTTGTGCTGGTGGGGTTCGGCTTCATAGACATACTCCTCAGTGGGcttgttaattttgttttggaTGTGCAAGAGAACATGATCCTTACGGGGCTCCAAATGGGTGCAACTGGGAGGGAGGGGTTTTCTGCCAGGAACTACATAGTTGATGTGGTGAAGGGGAGGATGAGGATCAGGTTGAAGGTTGGTTTGGCGCTTGGGGTTGTGGTGCTGTGTATTGGGATTGGGAGTTTGGTGTTGTACTTTGTGGAGGGTTTGGATTGGGTTGATTCTATTTACTTGTCGGTTATGTCTGTCACAACGGTTGGCTATGGGGACAGGGCGTTTAAGACACTTCCCGGTCGCTTATTTGCTGCTATTTGGTTGCTCTTTTCTACTTTGATGGTGGCACGGGCTTTCCTTTATTTGGCAGAGGCCAGAATTAATAGAAGGCATCGCAGAATGGCCAACAAGGTCTTGCAAAGAGAAATTACTGTTGAGGATTTGCTTGCTGCTGATATCAACCACACTGGTTTCATCAG CAAGTCTGAGTATGTAATCTTCAAGCTGAAAGAAATGGGTAAAATACATGAAAAAGATGTGTTGCAAATTTGTGACCAATTCAGGAAGCTTGACCCCTCTAACTGTGGGAAGATAACACTACCTCATCTCTTAGAGGACACTTTCTAG
- the LOC137814839 gene encoding acyl transferase 4, producing MNLFIYKYKSYSQYIIIHYHYQIHFLLHSIMALSVIRTKGGLVKPGKETPLTTLDLSVIDRLPVLRCNARTLHVFKHGPQATRVIREALSKALVPYYPLAGRLRESQPGCLQIQCTGDGVWYVEASSHCTLQSLHFFDDVQSIPYDDLLPDAIPESQGIDPLVQMQVTQFGCGGFVIGLIFCHSICDGLGAAQFLNAIGELARGLEKPTTEPVWHRNFFPSSQTPQETALPPIPLAPPQMPEYKLEHANIDMPVDQINRLKREFQQVTGLKCSTFEIVAATCWSNRTRAVEFEPNTELKLVFFANCRQLMNPALPNGFYGNCFFPVTITASCESLRNATTVGVVKLIQEAKGKLGVEFDRYLKGEHFKNGEDPFAPPLTYTTLFVSEWGRLGFNHVDYQWGPPVHVVPIQGSSIIPVAIVGSMPLPNKGIRLMTWCVEEPHRLPFLHQMHGAINQELSM from the exons atgaatctattcatttacaaatATAAATCCTATTCACAGTACATCATCATACACTACCATTACCAAATCCATTTTCTTCTGCATAGCATCATGGCATTGTCTGTCATAAGAACAAAAGGAGGCCTAGTTAAGCCAGGCAAGGAGACTCCCTTGACCACACTAGACTTATCAGTGATTGATAGGTTACCTGTTCTAAGATGCAACGCTAGAACCTTGCATGTCTTCAAACACGGTCCTCAAGCAACAAGAGTAATAAGAGAGGCCCTCTCCAAAGCACTCGTTCCATATTACCCTCTTGCAGGAAGACTTCGAGAATCGCAACCAGGGTGCCTTCAAATTCAGTGCACAGGTGATGGCGTGTGGTATGTTGAGGCATCTTCTCATTGCACCCTTCAATCTCTTCATTTCTTTGATGATGTTCAGTCTATTCCTTATGATGATCTTCTTCCTGATGCTATTCCCGAGAGCCAAGGTATCGACCCCCTCGTGCAGATGCAG GTGACACAATTCGGTTGCGGAGGGTTTGTGATAGGCCTCATATTCTGCCACAGCATATGCGATGGTCTTGGTGCTGCACAGTTTCTAAATGCAATAGGGGAACTAGCTAGGGGTCTGGAGAAACCTACCACCGAACCAGTGTGGCACAGGAACTTCTTTCCATCTTctcaaacccctcaagaaactgCATTGCCACCAATACCACTCGCTCCTCCTCAAATGCCAGAATACAAACTAGAGCATGCTAACATAGACATGCCCGTGGATCAAATCAACCGTCTGAAGAGAGAATTTCAACAAGTGACTGGACTCAAATGCTCAACCTTCGAGATTGTAGCAGCAACATGTTGGAGCAATCGAACAAGGGCAGTTGAATTCGAGCCCAATACGGAATTGAAGCTAGTGTTCTTCGCAAATTGCCGTCAACTGATGAACCCAGCTCTGCCCAATGGCTTCTACGGCAATTGTTTCTTCCCAGTGACGATCACGGCTTCGTGTGAGTCACTTAGAAATGCAACAACGGTTGGTGTGGTGAAGCTGATACAGGAAGCGAAGGGGAAGTTAGGCGTGGAATTTGACAGGTACCTGAAGGGTGAGCATTTCAAAAATGGAGAAGACCCTTTTGCGCCTCCActcacctacaccactctcttcGTATCTGAGTGGGGGAGGCTGGGATTCAACCACGTGGACTACCAGTGGGGGCCACCCGTCCACGTGGTTCCCATCCAAGGGTCTAGCATTATACCAGTGGCCATTGTGGGGTCAATGCCTCTTCCCAACAAAGGGATTCGTTTGATGACGTGGTGTGTGGAGGAGCCACATCGCCTTCCTTTCCTTCATCAGATGCATGGGGCCATCAATCAGGAACTCAGTATGTAA